Proteins from a genomic interval of Nematostella vectensis chromosome 5, jaNemVect1.1, whole genome shotgun sequence:
- the LOC5503030 gene encoding transmembrane protein 163 — MMTCIPGYELLRASLDTNEDDSDDELCLFSKRLEVSAFKHPLDGEENGSQFMDEDVICFTIEEKVFIPVNFRQRWSRAAFSVAIIAIVVTLSISIWSFVASGQTSSSAIFSCGFDALLEAFSTLIVIWRFKDLRSEDGGAEKERLATLLIAFTFLITGTATLSASTVHFFFKDHPNQTERLLSILLFSGISHLLLASIFYYIAKKLHSSTLKAEVMNNVLSVAMSVGILASTMIYRAHKPSMWWLDHSVAIVIGLTALLYGVKLIVLDVEQCGEVVCGGGIKGEPLYEEELEPLTFFKEI; from the coding sequence ATGATGACATGTATCCCGGGCTATGAACTTCTCAGAGCCTCCCTAGACACAAATGAAgacgatagtgatgatgaaCTGTGTCTTTTCTCCAAGCGTCTTGAAGTGAGCGCGTTCAAGCATCCTTTGGACGGCGAGGAAAATGGCTCTCAGTTTATGGATGAGGATGTCATCTGCTTTACAATTGAAGAGAAGGTTTTTATCCCAGTGAATTTCCGTCAAAGGTGGAGTCGGGCGGCATTTAGCGTTGCGATTATTGCGATTGTTGTAACTCTCTCGATTAGCATATGGTCTTTCGTGGCTTCCGGGCAAACTTCAAGCTCTGCGATTTTCTCCTGCGGTTTCGATGCCCTGTTAGAAGCGTTTAGTACTCTCATAGTCATCTGGAGGTTTAAAGATCTCAGAAGCGAAGATGGCGGTGCAGAAAAGGAAAGACTAGCGACACTACTAATTgcatttacatttttaattACGGGAACAGCTACTCTGAGTGCCTCTACTGTGCACTTTTTCTTCAAAGATCATCCAAATCAAACAGAACGCCTCCTTTCAATATTGCTGTTTAGTGGTATTTCACATCTTCTATTAGCTAGCATATTTTACTATATCGCCAAAAAGCTGCATAGCTCTACGCTAAAGGCAGAAGTTATGAATAACGTGTTGTCTGTAGCAATGAGCGTTGGGATTCTAGCATCTACGATGATTTACCGAGCTCACAAACCAAGCATGTGGTGGCTTGATCACTCTGTTGCTATCGTGATTGGCTTGACCGCGTTGCTTTACGGGGTGAAATTGATTGTGCTAGACGTTGAGCAATGCGGGGAGGTGGTTTGCGGGGGTGGCATCAAGGGGGAACCTTTGTATGAGGAAGAGTTAGAGCCTCTCACATTCTTCAAGGAAATTTGA
- the LOC116610615 gene encoding neuronal acetylcholine receptor subunit beta-3-like, with protein sequence MDKLGLLFWCLSNSVFLVVQADIPVNNTEPALLNYLFQNYSKDARPVLNVDDPVQLKLGIMLRQVIDLDEREQILTTNVWIRQYWADHFLQWNPDDFSGIKSIIIAPDKVWKPDVLLFNQVNTDFGNLNNKIDTNVIVSHDGNISWLAPAILKSGCNIDVRYFPFDVQYCNLAFGPWSNNILKIDIQLKNESGVDTESFTENKEWFLKGAPGRRDVTT encoded by the exons ATGGACAAGCTGGGTTTACTTTTCTGGTGTCTTTCAAATTCGGTATTCTTAGTTGTCCAAG CTGATATCCCGGTGAACAACACAGAGCCAGCATTGTTGAACTATCTCTTTCAAAACTATTCTAAAGACGCACGGCCAGTTCTCAACGTCGATGACCCAGTTCAGTTAAAGCTGGGTATAATGCTACGACAGGTCATTGACTTG GATGAAAGAGAACAGATCCTCACTACAAACGTATGGATCCGTCAGTACTGGGCAGACCACTTCCTCCAATGGAACCCCGATGACTTCAGTGGCATTAAGTCAATCATTATCGCTCCGGACAAAGTGTGGAAACCAGATGTTTTGCTCTTTAACCA AGTAAATACAGACTTTGGCAACCTGAACAATAAGATCGATACCAATGTCATCGTATCCCACGATGGCAACATTTCTTGGCTGGCACCAGCGATCTTAAAATCTGGGTGTAATATCGACGTCCGCTACTTTCCTTTTGATGTCCAGTACTGCAACCTGGCTTTTGGACCCTGGTCGAACAACATCCTAAAAATAGACATCCAGCTAAAAAACGAATCAGGAGTAGATACCGAAAGCTTTACTGAAAACAAGGAATGGTTCCTCAAGGGAGCGCCAGGAAGAAGGGACGTAACGACCTAA
- the LOC5503033 gene encoding neuronal acetylcholine receptor subunit alpha-7 produces MDKLYLLFWGLSSSVFSVVNGADIPVNNTEPALLKYLLQNYSKDARPVLNVNDPVQLKLGIMLRQVIDLNERDQILTINVWIRQYWKDHLLKWNPDDFGGIKSINIAPDRVWKPDVLLYNRASTDLRFGSLNNKIDTNVIVNHDGSTTWLAPAIIKSECKIDVRFFPFDVQSCELTFGSWTHDGLKIDIHLKQESGIDTENFSDNREWFLKGTSGRRDVKMYICCPEPYPTVTYTIILRRRAMFYVFNMVLPTGVIALLSLFSFYLPPNSGERVSFVITVLLAMSVYLIMVTENIPRSTDIPLVSKFFMASMIQIALSLAATCVVIRFDTTKKPMSSVIKLVVNDWLATALLMKKSPRKTRQGGVTKSTSLFKRKSVTPVNEAATDETYDNTDDVIITRLVDSFAKNKDQKNHVPGNAIDPIVKELKVLTSKVHEEEESSKISRDWMFAAEVLDRFFLLLFSFTILITVLSVFVASPEVSLT; encoded by the exons ATGGACAAGCTGTATTTACTTTTCTGGGGTCTTTCAAGTTCGGTTTTCTCAGTTGTCAACG GCGCTGATATCCCGGTGAACAACACAGAGCCAGCATTATTGAAATATCTCCTTCAAAACTATTCTAAAGACGCACGGCCAGTTCTCAACGTCAATGACCCAGTTCAGTTAAAGCTGGGTATAATGCTACGACAGGTTATTGACTTG AACGAAAGAGATCAAATACTCACTATAAACGTATGGATTCGTCAGTACTGGAAAGACCACTTACTCAAATGGAATCCCGATGACTTCGGCGGCATCAAGTCAATCAACATTGCTCCGGACAGAGTGTGGAAACCTGACGTTTTGCTGTATAACCG AGCAAGTACAGACTTAAGATTTGGAAGCCTTAACAATAAGATCGACACCAATGTCATTGTTAACCACGACGGCTCCACTACTTGGCTGGCACCAGCGATCATCAAATCTGAATGTAAAATCGACGTCCGTTTCTTTCCCTTCGATGTCCAGAGCTGCGAGCTAACTTTCGGTTCCTGGACCCACGACGGCCTTAAAATCGACATCCATCTCAAACAAGAATCAGGAATTGATACTGAAAATTTCTCTGATAACAGGGAATGGTTCCTCAAGGGAACGTCAGGAAGAAGGGACGTAAAGATGTATATCTGTTGCCCAGAGCCATACCCAACAGTGACCTATACTATCATCCTTCGACGGCGTGCCATGTTCTATGTCTTCAATATGGTACTACCAACAGGCGTTATTGCAttactttctttattttcattctACCTTCCGCCGAATTCTGGAGAGCGTGTTTCGTTTGTCATCACAGTTCTGCTGGCCATGAGTGTGTACCTGATCATGGTAACTGAGAACATCCCGCGCTCGACTGATATCCCACTGGTCTCCAAGTTCTTTATGGCTTCCATGATTCAAATTGCGCTTTCCCTGGCAGCAACTTGTGTTGTGATTAGATTTGACACCACAAAGAAGCCAATGAGCTCGGTAATAAAGCTTGTAGTCAATGACTGGCTAGCCACAGCCTTGCTCATGAAGAAGAGTCCTCGCAAGACGCGACAAGGAGGGGTAACCAAATCAACAAGTCTTTTCAAAAGGAAATCAGTCACTCCAGTAAACGAAGCTGCTACAGACGAGACCTATGACAAcacagatgacgtcataataacACGGCTTGTAGATTCATTTGCAAAAAACAAGGATCAGAAGAATCATGTTCCAGGCAATGCGATAGACCCCATTGTCAAGGAGCTGAAAGTGTTGACTTCCAAGGTCCACGAGGAGGAAGAATCGAGTAAAATCTCCAGAGATTGGATGTTTGCAGCCGAAGTGTTGGATcgtttctttcttcttttgttttccttcACGATTTTAATAACTGTTTTGAGTGTCTTTGTCGCATCGCCTGAAGTGTCTTTGACATGA